A part of Microbulbifer salipaludis genomic DNA contains:
- a CDS encoding adenosine kinase yields MHQYDLYGIGAALLDTEIEVTDSDLQTLGVDKGVMTLVDDTRQQQLVDDLQNHLVTASHACGGSGANTIIAASYFGLDTFYSCKVADDDNGDFYRDNLAAAGVDYPKALHNAGTGTTGKCLVLITPDAERSMNTFLGISAELSVDELDREALSKSRWTYIEGYLVSSPTGRAAAVELRQQAEAAGVKTALSLSDPMMVQLFHDGLEEMIGANGVDLLFCNREEALQFCKTETLEDAAQDLRRHCRAFAITLGADGALLWDGEQEYRVAAPQVKAIDTNGAGDMFAGAFLYGINRGMAFAEAGELACRAAAQVVSQYGPRLRAEQHSALLGQVADA; encoded by the coding sequence ATGCACCAGTACGATCTCTACGGCATTGGCGCCGCGCTTCTCGACACCGAAATTGAAGTCACCGACAGCGACCTGCAAACCCTGGGTGTCGACAAGGGGGTCATGACACTGGTGGACGACACACGCCAGCAACAGCTGGTGGACGACCTGCAAAACCATCTGGTAACCGCCAGCCATGCCTGCGGCGGTTCCGGCGCCAACACCATCATCGCCGCCAGCTATTTCGGCCTCGACACCTTCTACTCATGCAAGGTCGCGGACGACGACAACGGCGATTTCTACCGCGACAATCTGGCCGCCGCCGGTGTCGACTACCCGAAGGCCCTGCACAACGCCGGTACCGGCACCACCGGAAAGTGCCTGGTGCTGATTACACCGGACGCCGAGCGCAGTATGAATACCTTCCTCGGTATCAGCGCCGAACTCTCGGTCGATGAGCTCGATCGCGAAGCCCTTAGCAAATCCCGCTGGACCTACATCGAGGGCTACCTGGTTTCCTCGCCTACCGGCCGCGCTGCCGCCGTCGAGCTACGCCAGCAGGCCGAGGCCGCCGGCGTTAAAACCGCCCTGAGTTTATCCGACCCCATGATGGTGCAACTGTTCCACGACGGTCTCGAGGAAATGATTGGCGCCAATGGCGTTGACCTGCTGTTCTGTAACCGTGAAGAGGCACTGCAATTCTGCAAAACCGAGACTCTGGAAGACGCCGCCCAGGACCTGCGTAGACACTGCCGCGCCTTCGCCATCACCCTCGGTGCCGACGGCGCACTGCTATGGGATGGCGAACAGGAATACCGCGTCGCCGCCCCGCAAGTAAAAGCGATCGACACCAATGGCGCCGGCGACATGTTCGCGGGCGCCTTCCTGTACGGTATCAATCGCGGTATGGCATTCGCCGAAGCGGGGGAACTGGCCTGCCGCGCGGCCGCGCAGGTGGTGAGTCAGTATGGACCGAGATTGCGTGCGGAGCAGCACAGTGCGTTACTGGGGCAGGTGGCCGACGCGTAA